CACACGTCCAGCAGCCGCTTGTAGGGCGCCAGCGCGCCCTCGAGCTCCTCGTGCCGGCGCGCGCCCTCGGCCGCCTCGGCGGGGCTGGCGTCGGCGGACGCGGCCACCTCGCGGATGGCGGCGGCGGCGCGCAGGAGGCCGCGGAAGGGGCCGCCGAACGCGTCGAACTGCCCCTGCGGGTTCTCCTCCATCGCCCGCTGCAGCTCGGCCACGCGCGCGCCGGCCAGCGCGTTCCCGCACTTCAGGTGGTGGTCCAGGCGCGGGAGCGGGGCGCCGGGGACGAAGCCGGCCAGCGAGAGCGCCAGCCGCGCCGCCTCGACCGCGGCGGGGTCCACGTCCACGCCGAAGAGGCAGCGGCGGACCACGATGCGGCGCAGCAGCGCGTCGTCGCCCAGCCGGGCGGGATCCGGCTCCAGCCCCTGTGCGCGCACCCCGGCGGCGATCCCCGCGCGGACCTCGGCCACGCGCGCGGAGAGCGGCCCGCGCGGCATCTCGCGCAGCAGCTCGCCCAGGCGGCGGGCGGCGAGGTCGGCGGCGTGCACCAGGAAGCGCCCGCTCCCCATCGCCGGGTCGGCGACCCGGAGCGAGAGGAGGGCGTCGGCGGCGCGGTCTTCCAGCGCGGCGGCCTCGCGCGCCAGCCGCGCGGCGGACTCGGGCGGCGCCTCGTGCAGGCGCTCGCGGCGGGCGGCGGCCTCGTGCACCGCGGCGCGGTACGCGGCCTCGCGCTCGGCCAGCGCGGGGCCGACCGCCTCGGCCACCACGTACTCCACGATCCACCGCGGGAGCGCGCCGTGCGGCGACGCCTTCCGCTCGCCGCGCGGGTCGACGAGGACCGGCTTGCCGCGCTCGTCGGCCGCCAGGCGGAGGCCGTGCACGCCGTCCAGCACCCCGGCCACGTCGTCGGGGCCCAGCGGGGCGAAGTCGTAGAATCCCCCCTCCGCGTCGCGCGAGAGCTTGTCGAGCGCGGGGACCAGGAAGAAGTCGGAGACGGAGTGGTCGCGCAGGAAGCGCCCGGCCGGCGTCCCGGCCGCGAAGATGCCGCCGTACGCGGGGAGGCCGACGGAGGCGCTGCCGCGGGCGACGAGGTCGAACACCGCGGCCAGCTCGCGCCACAGGTCGGCGGACTGGGGATTCAATCGCTCGCCCGGCGCGCGCAGCTCCGCCACCCGCTCGCGGATGCGGCCGATGCCGTGGCGCGCGTACGGCCCGTCCGCCGGCAGCAGCCCGCGCGACTCGGCGCTCAGCAGGAAGAGGACGCGGGAGAGGAGGAGCAGCGTGCCGGCGAACACCTCGGCCAGCGACGCGTCGGTCTCCTGCGCGGTCCCGCGGCGGCGGCGGCCGTCCACGAACCCCGCGGCCAGCCGCTCGAAGACGTCGGCGGCCACAGCCAGGCGCAGCTCGCGCTCGGCGGCGGCGGCCCCGTGCGGCGCGTCCACGTGCGCGGCGGGCGCCACCATGCTCACCACGACCTCCGGGCGCGCATGCGCGGATGCGGGCGCGCGGGAGCGTGCGTGGGGGCGGTGCGCTTCATTCGGCTGCGGGATTCGGGGTCCGGCGGGGGTGGGCCAACGCCCGGAATGTCAGGCCCGGCCCCGCGGAAGTCAACGGGGATGAAGACGCCAACTGTTTGTGTCCGCGACCTCGCCGCCGGCGGTCCGCGGATGGCGGTGGAGACGGGGGCGCGCGGGGTGGAGCGATGCCCTGCCGGCGGCGCGTCCGCGCCTGTTCCGCCGAGACTCGCCCGGCGGCGCCGTCCTCCCGCGCGGGCGGGTGGTTGTCCCCCGCGTGCGTCGCGGCGTGGAGGTGATGGGACCGGGAGCGGGGGCGGGCGGGAAGGCGCAACTCGTTGCGATGCATTCGCGTTGGAATAATCAAACGGAATCAGATGTTTTCGCAAGCGGGGTGGCGCGATATCTTCGTTCTCCGCCGGCCGCGCGGGGCGAACTCTCCCCCGCGGCAGCGCACACCTCACCACGATCGAGCCCTCCCATGAAAAATACCGGAATCGCCGCCGCTCTCCTCGCCGCCACCATCTCCCTGGCCGCCTGCGGCGACAGCACGGGGAGCAGCGTGGACCCCGGATCGCTGTCGTTCACCTACACGGGCGCGCGCAGCGGCTCGTACAGCGCCACCGGCGCCATCGTCCGCACCAGCGACACCACCTTCGCGAAGCAGCCGTTCGCCGTCGGCGCGAAAGGCACGCTGCAGGGGCAGACGTTCGTCAGCATCCTTTCCTACCGGCCGGTGACCTCCAGCACCGGCGACATGGTGCTGTTCGACCTGGCGAACGTGACCGGGCCCACCGTGCTGAGCCTGGACGCCGGCTGCGTTGCCGACGACTGCCCCTTCGCCGGGATCGCCTTCGACACCGATCCCGACGCCAGCGAGGACGAGTCCGACTTCTACCTGTTCGACAGCGGCACGCTGAGCGTGACCGCGGTCTCCGGCGGCCGCATCCGCGGCACCTTCAGCGGCACGGCCACGGAGTTCTTCGGCGACGCCACCATCACCGTCACCAACGGCGCCTTCGACGTGCCGCTGGTGAGCCCGTCGCGCGTCCCCTCCGCCAGCCGTGCCTCGGTCGCCACCCGCCTGCGCGCGGCCCGCTCGCACCGCTGAGCATCCGCTGGCGGCCGGCGGACGGGGAGGTGCCGGGAGCGGCGCCTCTCCGTCCGCGTCTGGAAGCCGGCGCGCTTACGGCTTCTTTGTCCATCGAGGACCTGAAACCGGTCCTCGCCGGCGATCGAGGCGAACGTATGGCGGAAACAGAGCGCGTTCCGGCGGCTCAGTGGTGTATGTGGTAAACGCGGCGGCTTACGTTGAGGGGCACGCGGAGATGGTTCTCGCCGCGTCCATCCATCGTTCACCGCAAGGAGCCCCGATGCGAACCACCCGCTACATCCTGGCCGGAATCGTCCTTCTCACCGCCGCCGCGTGCGGCCGTTCCTCGTCCATCACCGCCCCCGACCGCCCCTCGGCGCCGCGTGCCGACGGCGGCTCTACGTACGGCTCAGGGAACTTTGCGCCGGGCGGGACGGGCACTTCCACCGCCCAGGGCGACACCGCCACGCGCATCGGCAACGGGACGCTGGGCTCCGGCGCCTGACGCGGGGTCCGCGCTAGTCCGCCACCGGCTCGCCGGGGTCGGGGTCGACGCCCAGCGTCAGCGCCTCGGCCAGCTCGGTGGCGAACAGCGCCTCGGGGGTCGCCTCCGCGTCGTCCTCCGCGGGGGGCGGGGGCGGCACCCGGGCCCGCACGCGCACGCTGCGCGCGGCCTCGATGATGCGCTCGGCGGCCAGGCGCGGCTCCGGCTCGTCGCGCTTGCGGGCCACGGTGGCCGCGTGCCCGGCCGCCAGCTGCGCGCGGTCCGGGTCGCCCAGCGCGGCCGCCCCCGCGGCGATCCCCACCAGCGCCTCGGGCACCCCCTCGGTGTCCTCGTACTCGTCCACCAGCCGCCACGTCTCGCCCCACATGGCCGCGAAGGCCAGCCGGTCGCCCATCCCGGCCGCCGCGGCCGCCATGTTCGCCACCACGATGCGGCGCTCGGCGATGCGGCTCACGTGCGGGAGCACGGCGCGGAACACCTGCAGCGCCGGGCGGAAGCGCCTGCGGTCCAGCCAGAAGCGGGCGACGTCGTGCGCCAGCGCCACCAGGCGCGGGTGGCGCGGCCCGTACGCCTTGAAGGCACGCTGGGCCCACTCCTCGGCGGTGTCGCCGTTCTCCCCATTCATGGAAACGCAGAACAGGTCGTGCAGCGCCAGCGGGCGCACGTCCCACAGCGCGTGGCGGCGGGCCACGCGCAGCGCGCGTCCGTACCAGGCACGCGCGGTGGGATAATCGCCGCGCTGGCGGTAGAGGTTGCCCACCCCCAGGCACGCCAGCCCGTAGTGCCGCCAGTCTCCCGAGCGGCGCGCCAGCCCCAGCGCGCGGCGGAACCACGTTTCCGCGCGGCGATACTCGGCGTTGCGGCGCGCCAGCAGCCCCACCATGTACGCGGGCCCGGGCTGCTCGGGCGTGGCCAGCGAGGCGCTCTGCGCGAAGGCCAGCGCGGTGCGCGGCATCGCGTGGTCGCCGGCCCAGCGGCTGAGCGTCTCGCAGGCGCGGGTGATCTGCGCGCCGGCGCCGTGCGTGCGCCCCTCCAGCGCCTGGCCGATGGTCTCCAGCGGCAGGCGCAGCTCGCGGCGGACGCCGAGCTGCGCCAGGAGCGCGCGCCGGCGCCGCACCATCCCGGCGCTGAACAGGCGGCCGCGCGCCTCGGGCGGGGTGGTGGACCACAGGTCCACGTCGCGCAGGAACTGCCAGAGCGGGACGCCCAGCCCCGCGCCGGCTTCCTCGAGCACGCGGTAGCCCTCGAAGGGCTCGTCGCTGGCGGTGAGCCCGGGCGGCACCACCCACAGGCGCGAGATGCGCCGGCTTCGTCGTTGGGTTCGTTCCTCCGTCACCAGAAGTCTCCGGATGCATGGTCTGAGGGCGCATGGCAAGGCTAAAAAGAAACGTTAACAAGCGCGTGCTCCCCGCGCAATTTTACGAAGTAGACTCGCAAGTGAACGGCTGTTGGGGAGATCGGTGAAGAGATGGATGTTGAGGCAGTGCAGCTACTTCACGCGGACGTAGCCCGATCGTGCGTCAGTGGAAGGATGCAGACAAGTAGACGTTTTTACGATGTATACCGCGCAAAAAAACCGGATGAATTCGTGCGGAAAGAAGATGCGCGTATCGAGATGACCGCCCGTATTGGAGCAGTTCGTGCTGGAGAGGGAAAAAACGTTGAAATCAGAGGGGATTTGTGGAGGGTGCGGCGGCGGGAGAAATTTTAGCGAGTGGGAGACTGCCTGGGGGATGACATCGGGATGCCTCGGCGGCATTGCGCCCTCCGGCGCGCGGTGAGGGCGGCGCGAGGCCGGGGAGACGCATCTGCGTGAGGGATGCGCGCCCGAAGGGCCGGGAACCCGGCGGGGCGGCCGCGGGGATGCCGGGGCGAGCGGCGGCGCGGGAAAGCGAGGAATCCGCCGGGGGCCCGGCGCGGTTGGCAACAGTCGTATCGTTGCCTACCGCGCGCGCAGCCCGGTTTGGCGCCTCGGCGCCAAACACGCCCAAGGAAAAGAAGTGCGTGAGTGCGGAAGTGCGGAAGTGCGGGAGTGCGGGAGTGCGGGAGTGCGTTGGATTCGCGCGGACCCGACGCACTCACGCACTTTCGCACTTTCGCACCATGAACAACGGGCGGCCCCCCGCGAGGAGGGCCGCCCGTCCGCCGACGCCGGTCAGCGCCGGATCGTGAAGATCAGTTGCTGCCGGCGGGCTTGTCCTCGAGGCCGCGCGAGACGCGGTTGTTCAGCGCGTCGGTGTACAGGGTGCGGAACTCGTTCAGCTTGCGCGTGGACGCGGTGTCGGCCGGGTCGCCCAGGTTGCTGAGCGCCACCAGCCCCATTCCGCCGGTGGCGAAGCCGATCTGCGTCCACATGGCGTCGGTCACGTTGGGGCGCGCCTGCTTCAGCGCGTTCAGGTTCTGCTGCAGCGCCGGCGACGGCTTCATGTTGGCGTCCATCTCGTCGGCCTGCTTCAGCATCTCGTCGATCTGCTGCTGCGTGACGCCGGGCTGGCCCTTCATGGCCTCGGCCTGCTGGCGGAAGCTGGCGCCCATGCTCTGCGCCGGCTTCATCATCAGGTGGCCGCTGATGGCCACCATCCGCTCGCGCACGTACTCCATCTCGGCCGGGTTGTAGTGCAGCGTGCGCGCCGAGCGCACGTAGCTGCCGCCGATCAGGTCGCCCCAGTGCGCCATGGCGCCCATGCCCTCGGCCACGTTGCGCAGCCCCGACAGCACGCCGCCGTCCTTGCCGCGCTTCTCCATGTCGGCCACCTGCTGGTGCAGCCGGGGCGCCTCGGCGCGGATCACGTCGAACTGCGTGAGGCTGGTGCGCAGGTAGTGGTCGATCTGCTCGGGGGTGAGCGAGCTGTCGGCGGGCGCCTTGAAGGCGGCGAGCTCGGCCTCGGTGACGGTGGCCTCGCTCTTCTGGTCCACGTCTTCGGGGGCGGCGCCGCCGTCGGTGCCGCCGTGGGCGATCTTGTCCTTGAAGCCGCACGCGGAGATGCCCAGGGCGATCAGGCCCAGGCCCAGGCTGCGGCGGAGGCGCGGAGAATTGAACTGCATGCTGACCTCGTGAGGTTGGCGGGGCGTTGAGGGAAGATGCCCGGCGGACGGAAGTCGCGGGCTGGGGAACCATACGGGGTGCTTCCGCCACGGTTTCGCGGTGGGGAACCGCCGCGCGCGGAAACATTTGCGAGGATTGAGATTGGGTACGCGGGGGCGGGTTGTCAAGCGCTACCTCGACGAGGAGCCGTAAGGACTGTATTCCCCACCCGTGGGGAATGGAAGGAAGATAACTGGACAGTGCCCCCGTAATGCCCTTGCTTCTACTCCGGAGAACATCCTGTGGCGCGCTATGGCAACTTCCGTTAACTTAGTACAGCCTTCTCGGGCGTTCTCCGGATGATATAGACACTTCCACATGAGGGTCCCATGGAAGATTCCCCGCTGAGCTCTATCGAAATCTGCGCTGGTGCAGGTGGCCAAGCACTTGGTTTGGAGCGGGCGGGGTTTCGGCACGAGATCACCATCGAGATTGACGATGCTGCTTGTGCCACCTTGCAGCGGAATCGTCCGGAGTGGAACGTTGTAAAAATGGACGTTCGCGATTTCCACGCCCGTGAATATCGCGAGATTGACCTTCTTGCGGGCGGGGTTCCGTGTCCCCCTTTCTCAATCGCGGGAAAACAACTCGGGCCAGGGGACGAGCGGGACCTCTTTCCGGCCGCTCTTCGTCTTGTGGAGGAGGCCAGGCCACGGGCCGTGATGCTTGAGAACGTGCGGGGCTTGTCCACTGCGCGGTTTAAGCGATACCGGGAGGACATCCTTTCGCGGCTGCGTAACTTGGGATATGATGCTCAATGGCAGGTACTGAACGCATGCAATTACAGCGTGCCCCAGTTGCGGCCCCGGTTCATCCTCGTCGCGTTGCGAGGTGATGCGGCTGCTCGGTTTAGGTGGCCGCGCCCCATTGAAACGCCTCCAACTGTCGGTGAGGCCCTACGGGAGCTAATGGGTTCAAGAGGCTGGCCTGGGGCGGCCCATTGGGCGGCTAAGGCGAATTCAATTGCCCCGACGCTCGTTGGTGGGTCAAAAAAGCACGGAGGCCCCGACTTGGGGCCGACGCGCGCAAAACTTGCTTGGCGCGAGTTGGGCGTGGATGGACACGGAGTTGCCGACTTGCCGCCAGCGTGTGAATTCCCGTGCGACGGGCTTCCGAAGCTCACTGTAGAGATGGCCGCGCGGCTTCAAGGGTTTCCAGATAGCTGGGAGTTCATTGGGCGCAAGACCGCGGCTTACCGCCAAGTCGGAAATGCGTTTCCTCCTCCTGTCGCGGCTGCCGTCGGAGCAGCTATCCGAGCCGCATTGCTCGGCAATACTCCCGTGCTGGTACCTGACGTGCCAGACCTTTTTGCTTCCGTAGGGTAACTTTCGAGGCTCGGCCGAAGTGCGACGAGCGCGACGCGGTTCAGCAGCAAGTGAAGGAAAGAGAAGTGAGTCACCGGCCTAAGGCGCCTGAAGAAATCCGCCGTAATATGGCGGCGATACGATCCAGCGGAAACAAGACGGAGCAAGCGCTCGCGAAGACGTTACATCGGATGGGACTTCGCTACCGGAAGTATGCTCCTGGGCTTCCAGGGCGGCCTGACATCGTCTTTCCACGATCTAAGGTCGTCGTTTTCGTTGATGGAGACTACTGGCACGGGCGGTTGCTTCGGGAGCAAGGAATGGAGGCAGTAGAGCAAAGAATGAAGGGCGTCAACATCGGATATTGGAAAGAGAAATTTGCACGAAACATGAAACGAGATGACGAGGTAACAGCGAAGCTTCGAACGATGGGTTGGACCGTTATTAGGCTCTGGGAAAGCGACGTGAAGCGCAATGTAAACGGTGCTGCCGATATTGTGGCTAAGGCCGTTCGGATTAACAATGTCGACATATCTTGAACCGCTTACAGATCAAGTTCGAGGGGGCCCAGTCGCGACCGTTTTCTTCGCTTCCTGTCATTTTCGATGCGAGATATTGCCGCCCGGGGTCCTCCTTCAGGCCAGGGCTCACAATGCTCAAGT
The DNA window shown above is from Longimicrobium sp. and carries:
- a CDS encoding very short patch repair endonuclease, producing MSHRPKAPEEIRRNMAAIRSSGNKTEQALAKTLHRMGLRYRKYAPGLPGRPDIVFPRSKVVVFVDGDYWHGRLLREQGMEAVEQRMKGVNIGYWKEKFARNMKRDDEVTAKLRTMGWTVIRLWESDVKRNVNGAADIVAKAVRINNVDIS
- a CDS encoding DNA cytosine methyltransferase, whose amino-acid sequence is MEDSPLSSIEICAGAGGQALGLERAGFRHEITIEIDDAACATLQRNRPEWNVVKMDVRDFHAREYREIDLLAGGVPCPPFSIAGKQLGPGDERDLFPAALRLVEEARPRAVMLENVRGLSTARFKRYREDILSRLRNLGYDAQWQVLNACNYSVPQLRPRFILVALRGDAAARFRWPRPIETPPTVGEALRELMGSRGWPGAAHWAAKANSIAPTLVGGSKKHGGPDLGPTRAKLAWRELGVDGHGVADLPPACEFPCDGLPKLTVEMAARLQGFPDSWEFIGRKTAAYRQVGNAFPPPVAAAVGAAIRAALLGNTPVLVPDVPDLFASVG
- a CDS encoding tetratricopeptide repeat protein, with translation MTEERTQRRSRRISRLWVVPPGLTASDEPFEGYRVLEEAGAGLGVPLWQFLRDVDLWSTTPPEARGRLFSAGMVRRRRALLAQLGVRRELRLPLETIGQALEGRTHGAGAQITRACETLSRWAGDHAMPRTALAFAQSASLATPEQPGPAYMVGLLARRNAEYRRAETWFRRALGLARRSGDWRHYGLACLGVGNLYRQRGDYPTARAWYGRALRVARRHALWDVRPLALHDLFCVSMNGENGDTAEEWAQRAFKAYGPRHPRLVALAHDVARFWLDRRRFRPALQVFRAVLPHVSRIAERRIVVANMAAAAAGMGDRLAFAAMWGETWRLVDEYEDTEGVPEALVGIAAGAAALGDPDRAQLAAGHAATVARKRDEPEPRLAAERIIEAARSVRVRARVPPPPPAEDDAEATPEALFATELAEALTLGVDPDPGEPVAD